Proteins co-encoded in one Siniperca chuatsi isolate FFG_IHB_CAS linkage group LG11, ASM2008510v1, whole genome shotgun sequence genomic window:
- the mypn gene encoding myopalladin isoform X2 — protein MQENNTDQPPSLSQLLRESYLAEARAQQRHSEMSRSDASSSRLQIYGSLKSKAEDSVGHNDPQLPDLSAFLSQEELDKSVNLARQAIGHEPREERAEVKASVTPLTPSNISSASVSSSEPPSVPLANPAPVLFAAPSTVPFTQPVPEFKELPATHTTFTSDRKMLKASTQQENMIRNSRDSSEGFNDFNRSARNAPYGPETQSKKEFLNKAADFIEELSSLFKANSSKRVRPRACKTHRSRNQNKSQNDGTVYPLSLDNRERAVMPVEVEKERPSPAVSHQPEVQLDSGIGHVEFQDSRITVEQQYDSVSQEVVEADSCALTETPYPAEPVCEPPHFIQKLKSREVPEGSKVQLDCIVRGLPVPEVRWFCEGKELENSPDIQVITNGELHSLIIAEAFEEDTGRYSCFASNFYGTDSTSAEIYVEGASSSDSEGEQHFEHVAQLQRKSLPPSSSQTLSAEEEDSLSSQPAAATEEPAEQLSSPPTNQTIPEPLLPVQKSGTILPVPELSKTSVASTAHPAQEETTMLPVQVFPTLSPGDTELPEAQEVSTSVSVISTPPPVQTATAIATLLPLNSVVSSVLPVLSNPTQTPRPKSQTSNHNYLQALNGQPIMAAPVFTKSLQDLLASEGQLVVLECRMKGVPSPRVDWYREGKIIEDSPDFRILQKKPRSPAESEEICTLVIAEVFAEDSGMFTCTASNKYGTVSSTAALRVKGNGSNSNHVRPFSSLTVEPSRIQEPSPSAPAVNPQPEVTVTNSIKPHSSTIRLDPLVSSTLRLDPLNTSTLRLDPHSSSMLRPDPLRTSLPSLEPSSLSSSFSLSSRSTSTPNLDPFYLHQDPPGSSRTHLEPQNGGQVLSYPKPFISPSASETLAEQEVSRLSVTSPDTSPRVKGTPQNGSPIVVPLPDPPPNSCLKTGALTNHKDSRSSSRVGLRVHFKLPEDEEDEQSDTSSQSDEDTTQTSVGKEPPPVLAKPKLDPAQLQLLHHQVLMEQQQETEPQTQTHTQPQSHPPFQIQIQSEVQSSHKGPLWSPRMHHEPHPPPIPPYFNTTTASQQTPHSAPPVTTAPPAPSLSAAPALNTTFSPLLNTSPAPPLSSPPSVPQLKTSSLVTSPPPAPQLKTAPPLSIAPVTQMNTIHASHLNLSPAALPRTAPTPQISSPPAPKLSTAPTDSPLALQQIVSPAPLLRSTHASLMNLTATSHTFNYARPKEFIAAQTFSPVRSPSPTESPVPLLHELAAELNSSAASSPTLPPFSPPPRIFPTRVLKSPTSPPSVVSSPTPGSASFLNSMFAIRAQSPPQASSPTSSSSTPSPIQNPVAFLSSVLPSLTPSQPTNSMGLPKGAPLGLKKNVPKMRLPSTEDIRESKEILLHDIEKKLRFKDDTPHFAHQQEYKVSSFEQRLMSEIEFRLERTPVEESDDEVQHDDVPTGKCIAPIFDKKLKNFRAMEGVPVTFSCKVVGIPVPKVYWFKDGKQILRKNIHYKKIREGDGTCALHIESTTNDDDGNYTIMAANPQGRISCSGHLIVQTGPPRNRLTPIHSQRVRARIQEVEGEQTQERFFRPHFLQAPGDMLAHEGRLCRLDCKVSGLPNPELMWLVNGRPIYPDLYHKMLVRENGIHSLVIDPLKQNDAGTYTCIASNKAGQSSFSLELKVVEKAMKHPPQFLEKLQNMGIPDGTPVRLECRVVGMPPPVIFWKKDNDTIPKTKDRISITQDATGYVCLLIQPTTKDDAGWYTVSAKNEAGIVSCTCRLDIYAQWHQSIPAPMKKAPRTGSRYAALTGQGLDIKSSFPTSETSPILFSSSPPEAHLESEEL, from the exons ATGCAAGAGAACAACACTGACCAGCCACCGTCACTGTCTCAGCTCTTAAGAGAGAGCTACCTGGCAGAGGCCAGAGCCCAGCAGCGCCACAGCGAGATGAGCCGCTCAGACGCTTCTTCCTCACGCCTTCAGATCTACGGGTCGCTTAAAAGCAAGGCTGAGGACTCTGTGGGCCACAATGACCCCCAACTCCCAGACCTCTCAGCCTTCCTCAGCCAAGAGGAGCTGGATAAGAGTGTGAACTTGGCCCGCCAGGCCATCGGACATGAGCCACGTGAGGAGAGGGCAGAGGTCAAGGCCTCTGTCACACCATTAACCCCCTCCAACATCTCCTCAGCCTCAGTTTCTTCCTCTGAACCCCCATCTGTTCCCTTGGCTAACCCCGCTCCTGTTCTTTTTGCTGCCCCCTCCACTGTGCCCTTCACCCAGCCAGTCCCTGAATTCAAAGAACTGccagcaacacacacaacattcaCATCAGACAGAAAGATGCTCAAAGCATCAACGCAGCAGGAAAACATGATCAGAAACAGCAGGGACTCCAGTGAAGGATTCAACGACTTTAACAGGTCAGCGAGGAACGCTCCGTACGGTCCAGAGACCCAGTCCAAGAAGGAGTTCCTCAACAAAGCAGCGGACTTCATTGAGgagctctcctctctcttcaaGGCCAACAGCTCCAAACGGGTACGGCCGAGAGCGTGCAAAACCCACAGGAGTAGGAACCAGAACAAGAGCCAGAACGATGGGACAGTTTATCCCCTCAGCCTGGACAACAGGGAGCGTGCTGTCATGCCTgtggaggtggagaaggagagacCCAGCCCTGCTGTAAGCCACCAACCAGAGGTCCAGCTGGACTCAGGGATTGGGCACGTGGAGTTTCAGGACAGCAGGATTACTGTGGAGCAGCAGTATGACTCTGTTTcccaggaggtggtggaggctGATAGCTGTGCATTGACAGAAACTCCATACCCAGCGGAGCCTGTGTGTGAGCCTCCTCATTTTATCCAGAAACTGAAAAGCAGGGAGGTTCCAGAGGGCAGCAAGGTCCAATTAGACTGCATTGTAAGAGGACTCCCCGTGCCTGAAGTCCG GTGGTTTTGTGAGGGCAAGGAGCTGGAGAACAGCCCTGACATTCAGGTCATCACTAACGGCGAGCTGCACTCTCTAATCATCGCAGAGGCGTTCGAGGAAGATACTGGACGCTACTCTTGCTTCGCATCTAATTTCTATGGCACTGACTCCACGTCAGCTGAGATCTATGTCGAAG GTGCCTCCTCTTCGGACTCTGAGGGAGAACAGCACTTTGAACATGTAGCCCA GCTGCAGAGGAAATCTTTACCTCCATCATCGAGCCAAACTCTCTCTGCAGAAGAGGAAGACTCTCTGTCATCCCAACCTGCAGCAGCCACTGAGGAGCCAGCAGAGCAGCTCTCCTCTCCACCAACTAACCAAACAATCCCTGAACCTCTTCTACCAGTCCAGAAATCAGGCACCATACTTCCAGTCCCAGAGCTCTCTAAAACATCTGTAGCATCCACAGCACACCCTGCTCAGGAGGAGACAACCATGCTACCTGTGCAGGTGTTTCCTACTTTGTCACCTGGCGATACAGAACTTCCAGAAGCCCAGGAGGTGTCAACATCTGTCTCAGTCATATCCACACCACCGCCTGTGCAGACAGCTACAGCGATAGCTACATTATTGCCTTTGAACTCGGTGGTGTCGTCTGTGCTGCCAGTCCTGTCAAATCCAACACAAACACCCCGACCTAAG AGTCAAACCTCCAACCACAACTATCTACAAGCGTTGAACGGACAACCTATCATGGCTGCCCCTGTATTCACAAAG AGCCTGCAGGATCTCCTTGCATCAGAAGGccagctggtggtgctagagtgCCGCATGAAAGGGGTGCCTTCACCCCGAGTGGACTGGTACAGAGAGGGAAAAATCATAGAGGACTCTCCTGATTTCAGGATCCTGCAGAAAA AGCCCAGATCTCCGGCTGAATCAG AGGAAATATGCACTCTGGTCATTGCTGAGGTCTTTGCTGAAGATTCGGGGATGTTTACTTGTACAGCAAGCAACAAGTATGGAACTGTGTCCAGCACTGCTGCACTAAGGGTCAAAg GCAATGGCAGCAACAGCAACCACGTGAGGCCTTTCAGCAGTTTAACGGTGGAGCCCAGTCGAATCCAAGAACCTTCCCCATCAGCTCCTGCTGTAAACCCTCAACCAGAGGTTACTGTGACCAACAGCATCAAGCCCCACTCCAGCACCATTCGCCTAGACCCGCTCGTCTCAAGCACCTTACGCCTGGACCCCCTAAACACCAGCACCCTCCGTCTGGACCCCCACAGCTCCAGCATGTTGCGTCCAGACCCCCTCCGCACTAGTCTACCCAGTCTGGAACCCTCCAGCCTGAGCagcagcttcagcctcagctctCGCAGCACGAGCACCCCAAACTTAGATCCTTTCTACCTCCACCAGGACCCTCCTGGATCCAGTAGAACACATCTAGAACCACAGAACGGTGGACAAGTGCTCTCATACCCAAAACCCTTCATTTCCCCATCTGCATCTGAGACATTAGCTGAGCAGGAAGTGTCCAGACTCTCAGTCACATCACCAGACACGAGCCCCAGAGTTAAGGGGACCCCCCAGAATGGAAGCCCCATTGTGGTGCCCCTCCCCGATCCCCCTCCTAACTCCTGCCTAAAGACAGGCGCCCTGACGAACCACAAGGACTCACGCTCCAGCTCCAGAGTCGGTCTGCGTGTGCACTTCAAACTacctgaggatgaggaggatgaacAAAGTGACACATCCAGTCAGTCTGATGAAGACACCACTCAGACGTCAGTGGGCAAAGAACCACCACCAGTGCTGGCTAAACCCAAACT GGACCCAGCGCAGCTCCAGCTTCTGCACCACCAGGTCCTcatggagcagcagcaggagactGAACCTCAGACCCAAACCCACACCCAGCCTCAGTCCCACCCCCCATTCCAGATCCAGATCCAGTCCGAGGTCCAAAGCTCCCACAAAGGTCCGCTGTGGTCACCCAGAATGCACCATGAACCCCATCCACCACCTATCCCGCCCTACTTTAACACCACGACAGCCTCGCAGCAGACACCCCACTCTGCACCTCCAGTGACCACCGCCCCCCCGGCTCCCTCTCTGAGCGCTGCACCAGCTCTCAACACCACCTTTTCACCTCTTCTCAACacttctcctgctcctcctctgagCTCCCCTCCTTCAGTTCCTCAGCTAAAGACTTCCTCACTGGTGACCTCCCCTCCACCTGCCCCACAGCTGAAAACAGCTCCTCCTCTCAGTATAGCTCCTGTAACCCAGATGAACACCATCCATGCTTCCCACCTCAACCTGTCCCCCGCAGCTCTTCCCAGAACTGCACCCACACCCCaaatttcctctcctcctgcaccAAAGCTTAGTACAGCCCCTACAGATTCACCCCTGGCCTTACAGCAGATCGtatctcctgctcctcttctgaGAAGCACCCATGCCTCCCTCATGAACCTCACCGCCACCTCCCACACCTTCAACTACGCACGGCCTAAAGAGTTCATAGCTGCTCAGACCTTCTCACCAGTCAGGAGTCCTTCCCCAACAGAATCACCAGTCCCTCTGCTCCACGAGCTGGCAGCTGAGCTCAACTCCTCTGCAGCCAGCTCCCCTACTCTCCCGCCATTTTCCCCGCCACCCAGGATCTTTCCCACGAGGGTGCTCAAGTCGCCCACCAGCCCTCCGTCCGTTGTGTCCTCACCCACGCCGGGGTCGGCGTCGTTCCTGAACAGCATGTTCGCCATACGAGCCCAATCGCCTCCCCAGGCCTCTTCTCccacctccagcagctccacCCCCAGCCCCATTCAAAACCCTGTGGCGTTCCTAAGCTCCGTCCTGCCGTCCCTGACCCCGAGTCAGCCCACCAACTCAATGGGCCTGCCCAAGGGAGCTCCTTTAGG GCTAAAAAAGAACGTACCAAAGATGCGCCTCCCGTCAACTGAAGACATTCGTGAAAGCAAAGAAATTCTCCTCCATGACATTGAGAAAAAGCTTCGATTCAAAGACGATACTCCACATTTTGCACATCAACAG gaGTACAAAGTGTCCAGCTTTGAGCAGAGACTAATGAGCGAGATTGAATTCCGCTTGGAGCGAACGCCAGTGGAGGAGTCGGATGATGAGGTGCAGCACGATGACGTCCCCACAGGAAAATGCATCGCACCCATATTTGACAAGAAACTGAAGAACTTCCGAGCCATGGAAGGCGTGCCTGTCACTTTCTCATGTAAAGTAGTGGGAATCCCTGTTCCAAAG GTTTACTGGTTCAAGGATGGCAAGCAGATCTTGAGGAAGAACATCCATTACAAGAAGATAAGAGAGGGGGATGGGACCTGTGCTTTACATATAGAGTCCACAACCAATGATGACGATGGCAACTATACCATCATGGCAGCTAATCCACAG GGACGAATCAGCTGCTCAGGACATTTGATAGTCCAAACAGGACCTCCCCGAAATCGACTGACACCTATTCACTCTCAGAG GGTGCGAGCCCGCATACAGGAAGTTGAAGGTGAGCAAACCCAGGAGCGCTTTTTTCGGCCTCACTTCCTCCAGGCTCCGGGGGACATGCTGGCTCACGAGGGAAGACTGTGTAGACTAGACTGTAAG GTGAGTGGCCTACCCAACCCAGAGCTGATGTGGTTGGTCAACGGGAGGCCAATCTATCCAGACCTTTACCACAAGATGTTGGTGAGGGAGAATGGCATCCATTCTCTGGTCATCGATCCTCTGAAGCAGAATGACGCTGGCACATACACGTGCATTGCAAGCAACAAAGCAGGGCAGAGCTCCTTTAGTCTAGAACTGAAAGTTGTGG AGAAAGCGATGAAGCACCCTCCCCAGTTCTTGGAGAAGCTGCAGAACATGGGTATTCCTGACGGAACTCCAGTCAGGCTGGAGTGTCGGGTGGTGGGTATGCCCCCTCCAGTCATCTTCTGGAAGAAAGACAATGACACCATTCCTAAAACTAAGGACAGAATCAG CATAACCCAGGATGCAACAGGATATGTGTGTCTCCTTATCCAGCCAACAACAAAAGACGATGCTGGCTGGTACACGGTGTCAGCAAAAAACGAGGCTGGAATTGTATCCTGCACCTGCAGGCTTGATATCTATG CACAGTGGCATCAGAGCATCCCTGCACCCATGAAGAAGGCTCCGCGCACAGGCAGCCGCTATGCAGCTCTGACAGGCCAGGGGCTTGACATCAAGTCATCCTTCCCCACGTCGGAGACCAGCCCCATCCTGTTCTCCAGCTCCCCTCCTGAGGCCCATCTGGAGAGCGAGGAGCTGTGA
- the mypn gene encoding myopalladin isoform X1, translating to MQENNTDQPPSLSQLLRESYLAEARAQQRHSEMSRSDASSSRLQIYGSLKSKAEDSVGHNDPQLPDLSAFLSQEELDKSVNLARQAIGHEPREERAEVKASVTPLTPSNISSASVSSSEPPSVPLANPAPVLFAAPSTVPFTQPVPEFKELPATHTTFTSDRKMLKASTQQENMIRNSRDSSEGFNDFNRSARNAPYGPETQSKKEFLNKAADFIEELSSLFKANSSKRVRPRACKTHRSRNQNKSQNDGTVYPLSLDNRERAVMPVEVEKERPSPAVSHQPEVQLDSGIGHVEFQDSRITVEQQYDSVSQEVVEADSCALTETPYPAEPVCEPPHFIQKLKSREVPEGSKVQLDCIVRGLPVPEVRWFCEGKELENSPDIQVITNGELHSLIIAEAFEEDTGRYSCFASNFYGTDSTSAEIYVEGASSSDSEGEQHFEHVAQLQRKSLPPSSSQTLSAEEEDSLSSQPAAATEEPAEQLSSPPTNQTIPEPLLPVQKSGTILPVPELSKTSVASTAHPAQEETTMLPVQVFPTLSPGDTELPEAQEVSTSVSVISTPPPVQTATAIATLLPLNSVVSSVLPVLSNPTQTPRPKSQTSNHNYLQALNGQPIMAAPVFTKSLQDLLASEGQLVVLECRMKGVPSPRVDWYREGKIIEDSPDFRILQKKPRSPAESEEICTLVIAEVFAEDSGMFTCTASNKYGTVSSTAALRVKGNGSNSNHVRPFSSLTVEPSRIQEPSPSAPAVNPQPEVTVTNSIKPHSSTIRLDPLVSSTLRLDPLNTSTLRLDPHSSSMLRPDPLRTSLPSLEPSSLSSSFSLSSRSTSTPNLDPFYLHQDPPGSSRTHLEPQNGGQVLSYPKPFISPSASETLAEQEVSRLSVTSPDTSPRVKGTPQNGSPIVVPLPDPPPNSCLKTGALTNHKDSRSSSRVGLRVHFKLPEDEEDEQSDTSSQSDEDTTQTSVGKEPPPVLAKPKLDPAQLQLLHHQVLMEQQQETEPQTQTHTQPQSHPPFQIQIQSEVQSSHKGPLWSPRMHHEPHPPPIPPYFNTTTASQQTPHSAPPVTTAPPAPSLSAAPALNTTFSPLLNTSPAPPLSSPPSVPQLKTSSLVTSPPPAPQLKTAPPLSIAPVTQMNTIHASHLNLSPAALPRTAPTPQISSPPAPKLSTAPTDSPLALQQIVSPAPLLRSTHASLMNLTATSHTFNYARPKEFIAAQTFSPVRSPSPTESPVPLLHELAAELNSSAASSPTLPPFSPPPRIFPTRVLKSPTSPPSVVSSPTPGSASFLNSMFAIRAQSPPQASSPTSSSSTPSPIQNPVAFLSSVLPSLTPSQPTNSMGLPKGAPLGLKKNVPKMRLPSTEDIRESKEILLHDIEKKLRFKDDTPHFAHQQKLSNEGKTASRPLGPNIPATVINYDEEYKVSSFEQRLMSEIEFRLERTPVEESDDEVQHDDVPTGKCIAPIFDKKLKNFRAMEGVPVTFSCKVVGIPVPKVYWFKDGKQILRKNIHYKKIREGDGTCALHIESTTNDDDGNYTIMAANPQGRISCSGHLIVQTGPPRNRLTPIHSQRVRARIQEVEGEQTQERFFRPHFLQAPGDMLAHEGRLCRLDCKVSGLPNPELMWLVNGRPIYPDLYHKMLVRENGIHSLVIDPLKQNDAGTYTCIASNKAGQSSFSLELKVVEKAMKHPPQFLEKLQNMGIPDGTPVRLECRVVGMPPPVIFWKKDNDTIPKTKDRISITQDATGYVCLLIQPTTKDDAGWYTVSAKNEAGIVSCTCRLDIYAQWHQSIPAPMKKAPRTGSRYAALTGQGLDIKSSFPTSETSPILFSSSPPEAHLESEEL from the exons ATGCAAGAGAACAACACTGACCAGCCACCGTCACTGTCTCAGCTCTTAAGAGAGAGCTACCTGGCAGAGGCCAGAGCCCAGCAGCGCCACAGCGAGATGAGCCGCTCAGACGCTTCTTCCTCACGCCTTCAGATCTACGGGTCGCTTAAAAGCAAGGCTGAGGACTCTGTGGGCCACAATGACCCCCAACTCCCAGACCTCTCAGCCTTCCTCAGCCAAGAGGAGCTGGATAAGAGTGTGAACTTGGCCCGCCAGGCCATCGGACATGAGCCACGTGAGGAGAGGGCAGAGGTCAAGGCCTCTGTCACACCATTAACCCCCTCCAACATCTCCTCAGCCTCAGTTTCTTCCTCTGAACCCCCATCTGTTCCCTTGGCTAACCCCGCTCCTGTTCTTTTTGCTGCCCCCTCCACTGTGCCCTTCACCCAGCCAGTCCCTGAATTCAAAGAACTGccagcaacacacacaacattcaCATCAGACAGAAAGATGCTCAAAGCATCAACGCAGCAGGAAAACATGATCAGAAACAGCAGGGACTCCAGTGAAGGATTCAACGACTTTAACAGGTCAGCGAGGAACGCTCCGTACGGTCCAGAGACCCAGTCCAAGAAGGAGTTCCTCAACAAAGCAGCGGACTTCATTGAGgagctctcctctctcttcaaGGCCAACAGCTCCAAACGGGTACGGCCGAGAGCGTGCAAAACCCACAGGAGTAGGAACCAGAACAAGAGCCAGAACGATGGGACAGTTTATCCCCTCAGCCTGGACAACAGGGAGCGTGCTGTCATGCCTgtggaggtggagaaggagagacCCAGCCCTGCTGTAAGCCACCAACCAGAGGTCCAGCTGGACTCAGGGATTGGGCACGTGGAGTTTCAGGACAGCAGGATTACTGTGGAGCAGCAGTATGACTCTGTTTcccaggaggtggtggaggctGATAGCTGTGCATTGACAGAAACTCCATACCCAGCGGAGCCTGTGTGTGAGCCTCCTCATTTTATCCAGAAACTGAAAAGCAGGGAGGTTCCAGAGGGCAGCAAGGTCCAATTAGACTGCATTGTAAGAGGACTCCCCGTGCCTGAAGTCCG GTGGTTTTGTGAGGGCAAGGAGCTGGAGAACAGCCCTGACATTCAGGTCATCACTAACGGCGAGCTGCACTCTCTAATCATCGCAGAGGCGTTCGAGGAAGATACTGGACGCTACTCTTGCTTCGCATCTAATTTCTATGGCACTGACTCCACGTCAGCTGAGATCTATGTCGAAG GTGCCTCCTCTTCGGACTCTGAGGGAGAACAGCACTTTGAACATGTAGCCCA GCTGCAGAGGAAATCTTTACCTCCATCATCGAGCCAAACTCTCTCTGCAGAAGAGGAAGACTCTCTGTCATCCCAACCTGCAGCAGCCACTGAGGAGCCAGCAGAGCAGCTCTCCTCTCCACCAACTAACCAAACAATCCCTGAACCTCTTCTACCAGTCCAGAAATCAGGCACCATACTTCCAGTCCCAGAGCTCTCTAAAACATCTGTAGCATCCACAGCACACCCTGCTCAGGAGGAGACAACCATGCTACCTGTGCAGGTGTTTCCTACTTTGTCACCTGGCGATACAGAACTTCCAGAAGCCCAGGAGGTGTCAACATCTGTCTCAGTCATATCCACACCACCGCCTGTGCAGACAGCTACAGCGATAGCTACATTATTGCCTTTGAACTCGGTGGTGTCGTCTGTGCTGCCAGTCCTGTCAAATCCAACACAAACACCCCGACCTAAG AGTCAAACCTCCAACCACAACTATCTACAAGCGTTGAACGGACAACCTATCATGGCTGCCCCTGTATTCACAAAG AGCCTGCAGGATCTCCTTGCATCAGAAGGccagctggtggtgctagagtgCCGCATGAAAGGGGTGCCTTCACCCCGAGTGGACTGGTACAGAGAGGGAAAAATCATAGAGGACTCTCCTGATTTCAGGATCCTGCAGAAAA AGCCCAGATCTCCGGCTGAATCAG AGGAAATATGCACTCTGGTCATTGCTGAGGTCTTTGCTGAAGATTCGGGGATGTTTACTTGTACAGCAAGCAACAAGTATGGAACTGTGTCCAGCACTGCTGCACTAAGGGTCAAAg GCAATGGCAGCAACAGCAACCACGTGAGGCCTTTCAGCAGTTTAACGGTGGAGCCCAGTCGAATCCAAGAACCTTCCCCATCAGCTCCTGCTGTAAACCCTCAACCAGAGGTTACTGTGACCAACAGCATCAAGCCCCACTCCAGCACCATTCGCCTAGACCCGCTCGTCTCAAGCACCTTACGCCTGGACCCCCTAAACACCAGCACCCTCCGTCTGGACCCCCACAGCTCCAGCATGTTGCGTCCAGACCCCCTCCGCACTAGTCTACCCAGTCTGGAACCCTCCAGCCTGAGCagcagcttcagcctcagctctCGCAGCACGAGCACCCCAAACTTAGATCCTTTCTACCTCCACCAGGACCCTCCTGGATCCAGTAGAACACATCTAGAACCACAGAACGGTGGACAAGTGCTCTCATACCCAAAACCCTTCATTTCCCCATCTGCATCTGAGACATTAGCTGAGCAGGAAGTGTCCAGACTCTCAGTCACATCACCAGACACGAGCCCCAGAGTTAAGGGGACCCCCCAGAATGGAAGCCCCATTGTGGTGCCCCTCCCCGATCCCCCTCCTAACTCCTGCCTAAAGACAGGCGCCCTGACGAACCACAAGGACTCACGCTCCAGCTCCAGAGTCGGTCTGCGTGTGCACTTCAAACTacctgaggatgaggaggatgaacAAAGTGACACATCCAGTCAGTCTGATGAAGACACCACTCAGACGTCAGTGGGCAAAGAACCACCACCAGTGCTGGCTAAACCCAAACT GGACCCAGCGCAGCTCCAGCTTCTGCACCACCAGGTCCTcatggagcagcagcaggagactGAACCTCAGACCCAAACCCACACCCAGCCTCAGTCCCACCCCCCATTCCAGATCCAGATCCAGTCCGAGGTCCAAAGCTCCCACAAAGGTCCGCTGTGGTCACCCAGAATGCACCATGAACCCCATCCACCACCTATCCCGCCCTACTTTAACACCACGACAGCCTCGCAGCAGACACCCCACTCTGCACCTCCAGTGACCACCGCCCCCCCGGCTCCCTCTCTGAGCGCTGCACCAGCTCTCAACACCACCTTTTCACCTCTTCTCAACacttctcctgctcctcctctgagCTCCCCTCCTTCAGTTCCTCAGCTAAAGACTTCCTCACTGGTGACCTCCCCTCCACCTGCCCCACAGCTGAAAACAGCTCCTCCTCTCAGTATAGCTCCTGTAACCCAGATGAACACCATCCATGCTTCCCACCTCAACCTGTCCCCCGCAGCTCTTCCCAGAACTGCACCCACACCCCaaatttcctctcctcctgcaccAAAGCTTAGTACAGCCCCTACAGATTCACCCCTGGCCTTACAGCAGATCGtatctcctgctcctcttctgaGAAGCACCCATGCCTCCCTCATGAACCTCACCGCCACCTCCCACACCTTCAACTACGCACGGCCTAAAGAGTTCATAGCTGCTCAGACCTTCTCACCAGTCAGGAGTCCTTCCCCAACAGAATCACCAGTCCCTCTGCTCCACGAGCTGGCAGCTGAGCTCAACTCCTCTGCAGCCAGCTCCCCTACTCTCCCGCCATTTTCCCCGCCACCCAGGATCTTTCCCACGAGGGTGCTCAAGTCGCCCACCAGCCCTCCGTCCGTTGTGTCCTCACCCACGCCGGGGTCGGCGTCGTTCCTGAACAGCATGTTCGCCATACGAGCCCAATCGCCTCCCCAGGCCTCTTCTCccacctccagcagctccacCCCCAGCCCCATTCAAAACCCTGTGGCGTTCCTAAGCTCCGTCCTGCCGTCCCTGACCCCGAGTCAGCCCACCAACTCAATGGGCCTGCCCAAGGGAGCTCCTTTAGG GCTAAAAAAGAACGTACCAAAGATGCGCCTCCCGTCAACTGAAGACATTCGTGAAAGCAAAGAAATTCTCCTCCATGACATTGAGAAAAAGCTTCGATTCAAAGACGATACTCCACATTTTGCACATCAACAG AAGCTGAGTAATGAGGGGAAAACAGCGAGCAGACCCCTTGGACCAAACATTCCTGCTACTGTCATTAACTATGATGAG gaGTACAAAGTGTCCAGCTTTGAGCAGAGACTAATGAGCGAGATTGAATTCCGCTTGGAGCGAACGCCAGTGGAGGAGTCGGATGATGAGGTGCAGCACGATGACGTCCCCACAGGAAAATGCATCGCACCCATATTTGACAAGAAACTGAAGAACTTCCGAGCCATGGAAGGCGTGCCTGTCACTTTCTCATGTAAAGTAGTGGGAATCCCTGTTCCAAAG GTTTACTGGTTCAAGGATGGCAAGCAGATCTTGAGGAAGAACATCCATTACAAGAAGATAAGAGAGGGGGATGGGACCTGTGCTTTACATATAGAGTCCACAACCAATGATGACGATGGCAACTATACCATCATGGCAGCTAATCCACAG GGACGAATCAGCTGCTCAGGACATTTGATAGTCCAAACAGGACCTCCCCGAAATCGACTGACACCTATTCACTCTCAGAG GGTGCGAGCCCGCATACAGGAAGTTGAAGGTGAGCAAACCCAGGAGCGCTTTTTTCGGCCTCACTTCCTCCAGGCTCCGGGGGACATGCTGGCTCACGAGGGAAGACTGTGTAGACTAGACTGTAAG GTGAGTGGCCTACCCAACCCAGAGCTGATGTGGTTGGTCAACGGGAGGCCAATCTATCCAGACCTTTACCACAAGATGTTGGTGAGGGAGAATGGCATCCATTCTCTGGTCATCGATCCTCTGAAGCAGAATGACGCTGGCACATACACGTGCATTGCAAGCAACAAAGCAGGGCAGAGCTCCTTTAGTCTAGAACTGAAAGTTGTGG AGAAAGCGATGAAGCACCCTCCCCAGTTCTTGGAGAAGCTGCAGAACATGGGTATTCCTGACGGAACTCCAGTCAGGCTGGAGTGTCGGGTGGTGGGTATGCCCCCTCCAGTCATCTTCTGGAAGAAAGACAATGACACCATTCCTAAAACTAAGGACAGAATCAG CATAACCCAGGATGCAACAGGATATGTGTGTCTCCTTATCCAGCCAACAACAAAAGACGATGCTGGCTGGTACACGGTGTCAGCAAAAAACGAGGCTGGAATTGTATCCTGCACCTGCAGGCTTGATATCTATG CACAGTGGCATCAGAGCATCCCTGCACCCATGAAGAAGGCTCCGCGCACAGGCAGCCGCTATGCAGCTCTGACAGGCCAGGGGCTTGACATCAAGTCATCCTTCCCCACGTCGGAGACCAGCCCCATCCTGTTCTCCAGCTCCCCTCCTGAGGCCCATCTGGAGAGCGAGGAGCTGTGA